One region of Cyanobium sp. M30B3 genomic DNA includes:
- a CDS encoding CHAT domain-containing protein, with the protein MGGSNKVQQALFRKLRVMAGRGMTSSCIALSATLLSLGLPQGLLAQTSTTQSQPQEGNTATAEKIGDRFGNDPFWRSLSDQEKEVLERFGINAASSLYRYAYGLEALLIELGITISSPLPDEDSLLSRSSSPSHQNSALLASMDQTSLALITIYKQATWSALNAKSTTYEDQLLDALQDGPSLSETLKRDVMQRALALSQQLSPDIDATTYQEPDIQSLIRQAERLESEKKYEAAATAWKQLLAISEKDLGADHPSVANILTRLARLLSAQGKYGEAEPLLRRSLAIHEKSHGPDYSTLAISLNNLAFLLKNQGQYSDAEPLIRRSLVIYEKALGTDHPVVAQSLNNLALLLTDQGQYGAAEPLYRRSLAIYEKAIGTDHPNVATTLNNLALLLRNQGQYNEAEPLFRRSLAIREKALGTDHPVVAQSLNNLALLLTDQGQYGAAEPLFRRTLAIYEKAFGTDHPNFALGLNNLAMVLRNQGQYSEAEPLFRRSLAIREKALGTDHPDVAKSLNNLALLLTDQGQYGAAEPLFRRTLAIYEKAIGTDHPDVALGLNNLAMVLRNQGQYSAAEPLIRRSLVIYEKALGSDHPDVALGLNNLALLLFDQGQYRAVEPLYRRSLDIYEKAFGTDHPNFALGLNNLAMVLRNQGQYSEAEPLFRRSLAIREKALGTDHPDVAQSLNNLALLLLDQGQYGAAEPLFRRTLAIYEKAIGTDHPNVATTLNNLALLLKNQGQYSAAEPLFQRSLVIYEKALGTDHPDVAQSLNNLALLLFYQGQYGAAESLFRRTVAIYEKAIGTDHPDVALGLSNLALLLKDQRKYSAAVSTLIRSLEIEGSWLIRELPFLQDQARSAQLRKLGDTWQVSFGLIEQYLPATQLALETRLNRQGLLPEIEKRQALLLSVSSIDQAKVRELQALTQQLASVSLSADQRALLRRQRDKMQVEFYRQLPDLQIQLVTPAAVAKALPADGVLVEFQRYRPFDGRKPSDQVWGEPKYIALLLTPNGTISFVSLGPAAAIDALVHKGLSASDQDQNDAEAFWAQLSELLLRPLLPHLTGSRQWFLSPDGELNRVPFAALPAPQQPNKPLAEAVQLRLLTTGRELVRLQQPAAGSTKAVVVANPSFDRPGIKAVASRPAAALSVAQRRSGDLGKTVWSPLPGTQQEGQQVASLLGTRLVSGPQATTAALIQQQSPRVLHVATHGFFVADQQAPPSDPLRMLQEESPLLQSLRQEDPQLRSGLVLAGANQPDLDPNDDGYLTAAEALQLNLKGTQLVVLSACSTGQGDVRTGEGVYGLQRALTVAGARSTLLSLWKVDDAATAEFMVRFYRRLKAGEGRADALAAVQAEFRNGSVKGPMGEDWRTPYFWAAWQLTGDWGPIQGL; encoded by the coding sequence ATGGGTGGTTCCAACAAGGTCCAGCAAGCTCTGTTCCGCAAGCTGCGCGTGATGGCAGGGCGGGGCATGACCAGCAGTTGCATTGCACTGTCGGCAACACTTCTCAGCCTGGGCTTGCCCCAAGGACTTCTCGCTCAGACAAGCACAACGCAATCCCAACCACAAGAAGGCAATACAGCAACCGCTGAGAAGATTGGTGATCGCTTTGGGAATGACCCGTTCTGGAGATCACTGTCCGATCAAGAGAAAGAAGTCTTAGAGCGGTTTGGGATCAATGCAGCATCCTCTCTCTACCGCTATGCCTATGGTCTAGAGGCGTTGCTCATCGAGCTCGGCATAACAATCAGCTCGCCACTGCCAGATGAAGATTCATTGCTGTCAAGGTCATCAAGTCCTAGCCATCAGAACAGCGCACTGCTGGCCTCCATGGATCAGACCTCACTTGCGCTGATTACCATTTACAAGCAAGCTACATGGTCAGCGCTCAATGCAAAAAGCACAACCTACGAGGATCAATTACTTGACGCACTCCAAGACGGCCCAAGCTTAAGCGAAACACTTAAAAGAGATGTTATGCAGCGCGCTTTGGCTTTATCGCAACAGCTAAGCCCTGATATTGATGCAACTACTTACCAAGAGCCTGATATTCAGTCTTTAATTCGGCAAGCAGAAAGATTAGAATCTGAAAAAAAATATGAAGCTGCGGCCACTGCCTGGAAGCAACTATTAGCTATTTCCGAGAAAGATCTCGGCGCAGATCATCCCTCGGTTGCCAACATCCTGACTAGATTGGCACGGCTCCTCAGCGCCCAAGGAAAGTACGGGGAAGCAGAGCCTCTTCTCAGGCGCTCTTTGGCGATTCACGAGAAAAGCCATGGACCTGATTATTCTACGCTTGCCATTTCCCTAAACAACCTCGCATTTCTTCTGAAGAATCAGGGGCAATACAGCGACGCTGAGCCTCTCATTCGGCGCTCTCTGGTCATCTACGAGAAAGCCCTCGGGACGGATCATCCCGTTGTCGCCCAAAGCCTCAACAACCTGGCATTGCTCCTGACTGATCAAGGACAATACGGCGCAGCAGAGCCCCTCTACCGGCGCTCTCTTGCCATCTATGAGAAAGCCATCGGGACGGACCATCCTAATGTCGCCACCACGCTCAATAATCTCGCATTACTTCTGAGGAACCAGGGGCAGTACAACGAAGCAGAGCCTCTCTTTCGGCGCTCTCTGGCCATAAGGGAGAAAGCCCTCGGGACGGATCATCCCGTTGTCGCCCAAAGCCTCAACAACCTGGCATTGCTCCTGACTGATCAAGGACAATACGGCGCAGCAGAGCCTCTCTTTCGACGCACTCTGGCCATCTATGAGAAAGCCTTCGGAACGGATCATCCCAACTTCGCACTCGGCCTCAACAACCTAGCAATGGTTCTGAGAAACCAGGGGCAGTACAGCGAAGCAGAGCCTCTCTTTCGGCGCTCTCTGGCCATAAGGGAGAAAGCCCTCGGGACGGATCATCCCGATGTCGCCAAAAGCCTCAACAACCTGGCATTGCTCCTGACTGATCAAGGACAATACGGCGCAGCAGAGCCTCTCTTTCGACGCACTCTGGCCATCTATGAGAAAGCCATCGGGACGGATCATCCCGATGTCGCACTCGGCCTCAACAACCTAGCAATGGTTCTGAGAAACCAGGGGCAATACAGCGCTGCAGAGCCTCTCATTCGGCGCTCTCTGGTCATTTACGAGAAAGCCCTCGGGTCGGATCATCCCGATGTCGCACTCGGCCTCAACAACCTGGCATTGCTCCTGTTCGATCAAGGACAATACCGCGCAGTAGAGCCCCTCTACCGGCGCTCTCTTGACATCTATGAGAAAGCCTTCGGAACGGATCATCCCAACTTCGCACTCGGCCTCAACAACCTAGCAATGGTTCTGAGAAACCAGGGGCAGTACAGCGAAGCAGAGCCTCTCTTTCGGCGCTCTCTGGCCATAAGGGAGAAAGCCCTCGGGACGGATCATCCCGATGTCGCCCAAAGCCTCAACAACCTGGCATTGCTCCTGCTCGATCAAGGACAATACGGCGCAGCAGAGCCTCTCTTTCGACGCACTCTGGCCATCTATGAGAAAGCCATCGGGACGGACCATCCTAATGTCGCCACCACGCTCAACAATCTCGCATTGCTTCTGAAGAATCAGGGGCAATACAGCGCTGCAGAGCCTCTCTTTCAGCGCTCTCTGGTCATCTACGAGAAAGCCCTCGGGACGGATCATCCCGATGTCGCCCAAAGCCTCAACAACCTGGCATTGCTCCTGTTCTATCAAGGACAATACGGCGCAGCAGAGTCTCTCTTTCGACGCACTGTGGCCATCTATGAGAAAGCCATCGGGACAGATCATCCCGATGTTGCACTCGGCCTCAGCAACTTGGCATTGCTCCTAAAGGACCAAAGAAAGTATAGCGCTGCAGTTTCCACCCTGATTCGATCGCTTGAAATAGAAGGTAGCTGGCTGATACGTGAACTTCCATTTCTTCAAGATCAGGCTCGTTCGGCGCAACTTCGTAAACTTGGCGATACGTGGCAAGTTAGCTTTGGATTGATAGAGCAATATCTCCCTGCAACGCAACTAGCGTTGGAGACCCGTCTCAACCGGCAGGGTCTGCTACCAGAGATTGAAAAGCGTCAGGCTCTCCTGCTCAGTGTATCAAGCATAGATCAAGCCAAGGTGCGTGAGCTTCAAGCATTAACTCAGCAACTCGCTTCCGTTTCTTTGTCAGCTGATCAGCGCGCTTTGCTGCGCCGACAAAGAGACAAAATGCAGGTTGAATTCTACCGTCAGCTCCCAGACCTCCAGATTCAGCTCGTTACCCCCGCCGCAGTAGCCAAGGCATTGCCAGCCGATGGTGTGCTTGTTGAGTTCCAGCGCTACCGCCCCTTTGATGGTCGAAAACCAAGTGATCAGGTCTGGGGTGAACCGAAATACATCGCCCTGCTGCTAACCCCCAACGGCACCATCAGTTTCGTGTCGCTGGGACCAGCAGCAGCGATCGATGCCCTCGTCCACAAGGGACTGAGTGCTTCCGACCAGGACCAGAACGACGCAGAGGCTTTTTGGGCGCAGCTGAGTGAGCTGCTGCTGCGGCCGCTGCTTCCCCACCTCACTGGCAGCCGCCAGTGGTTTCTCTCCCCCGATGGCGAGTTGAACCGGGTGCCATTTGCCGCACTGCCCGCTCCACAGCAACCCAACAAGCCTTTGGCCGAGGCGGTGCAGCTGCGGCTGCTCACCACCGGCCGCGAGCTGGTGCGTCTCCAGCAACCCGCTGCAGGCAGCACTAAAGCTGTAGTGGTGGCTAACCCCAGCTTTGATCGCCCGGGCATCAAGGCAGTTGCATCCCGTCCAGCCGCTGCGCTCAGCGTGGCTCAGCGCCGCTCGGGAGACCTGGGCAAGACCGTCTGGTCCCCTCTTCCTGGCACTCAACAGGAAGGTCAGCAGGTGGCGAGCCTCCTGGGCACCCGTCTGGTCAGTGGGCCGCAGGCCACCACCGCGGCACTGATACAGCAGCAAAGCCCTCGGGTGCTGCATGTTGCTACCCACGGATTCTTTGTTGCCGATCAGCAAGCCCCGCCATCTGATCCCCTGCGCATGCTTCAAGAGGAATCCCCCCTGCTGCAATCGCTCCGCCAGGAAGACCCCCAGCTGCGCAGCGGTCTGGTGCTCGCCGGTGCCAACCAGCCTGACCTCGACCCGAATGACGACGGATATCTGACTGCCGCAGAAGCCTTGCAGCTCAATCTCAAGGGAACCCAGCTGGTGGTGCTCTCGGCCTGCTCCACCGGCCAGGGTGATGTGCGCACTGGCGAGGGGGTGTATGGCCTGCAGCGGGCCCTCACCGTGGCCGGCGCCCGCTCCACCCTGCTCTCGCTCTGGAAGGTGGATGATGCCGCCACCGCCGAGTTCATGGTGCGCTTCTACCGGCGTCTCAAGGCTGGCGAGGGCCGCGCTGATGCCCTGGCCGCCGTCCAGGCTGAGTTTCGCAATGGCTCGGTGAAAGGTCCCATGGGCGAGGACTGGCGCACCCCCTACTTCTGGGCCGCCTGGCAGCTCACCGGCGACTGGGGGCCGATCCAGGGGCTCTGA
- a CDS encoding M20/M25/M40 family metallo-hydrolase, whose product MPTTLQQRLLDHLEQLARPRHAQWDRLGLMAVRAFIHEQLAALGAVEEHHFQRGSEAGTNLILRLPGQHAQLDPLLIGAHYDGPLHSIGADDNATGVAVLLELAQRWSTTPPHRPVWIVAFDQEEWGMLGSQALAGELHHSGQRLRLMVSLEMLGFTSPSQNYPLPAMRRIYGDTGDFIAVVGNASAALTLPQLAGAMGRHVKTKVLPVPNGGRALPDVRLSDHSPFWDVGYDAVMVTDTSFMRNPHYHQMSDTIDTLDLPFLAAVTEGLAAALSRL is encoded by the coding sequence ATGCCCACCACCCTCCAGCAACGGCTGCTCGACCACCTGGAGCAGCTCGCCCGCCCCCGCCATGCCCAGTGGGACCGGCTGGGGCTGATGGCGGTGCGCGCCTTCATCCACGAGCAGCTCGCCGCCCTCGGTGCGGTGGAAGAGCACCACTTCCAGCGGGGCAGCGAGGCCGGCACCAACCTGATACTGCGCCTCCCCGGCCAGCACGCCCAGCTCGATCCCCTGCTGATCGGCGCCCACTACGACGGTCCCCTCCACTCGATCGGCGCCGACGACAACGCCACCGGCGTGGCGGTGCTGCTGGAGCTGGCCCAACGCTGGAGCACCACCCCGCCCCACCGGCCGGTGTGGATCGTTGCCTTTGACCAGGAGGAGTGGGGGATGCTCGGCAGCCAGGCCCTGGCGGGGGAGCTGCACCACAGCGGGCAGAGGTTGCGCCTGATGGTGAGCCTGGAGATGCTCGGCTTCACCAGCCCATCGCAGAACTACCCACTGCCGGCCATGCGCCGCATCTACGGCGACACCGGCGACTTCATCGCGGTGGTGGGTAACGCCTCTGCCGCCCTCACCCTGCCCCAGCTGGCAGGGGCGATGGGCAGGCACGTCAAGACCAAGGTGCTGCCGGTGCCCAACGGCGGCCGGGCCCTGCCGGATGTGCGCCTCTCTGACCACAGCCCGTTCTGGGATGTGGGCTACGACGCGGTGATGGTCACCGACACCTCCTTCATGCGCAATCCCCACTACCACCAGATGAGCGACACGATCGACACCCTCGATCTGCCCTTTCTGGCCGCCGTCACCGAGGGGCTGGCCGCCGCGCTCAGCAGACTCTGA
- a CDS encoding cell division protein SepF: MKSRYALAPVSWQSSHGQLHSAPRRSAAGVPPRQLDDAQDLIRAVKANQTVVLNASSADAGEAQRLIDFACGGMEAIDGQTHRIDAETFLFTPARGRVEHWPQAA, encoded by the coding sequence GTGAAAAGCCGGTACGCTCTTGCCCCCGTTTCCTGGCAGAGCAGCCATGGACAACTCCACTCCGCTCCGCGGCGCTCGGCTGCTGGTGTTCCACCCCGCCAGCTGGATGACGCCCAGGACCTGATCCGTGCCGTCAAGGCCAATCAGACGGTGGTGCTCAATGCCAGCAGTGCCGACGCCGGGGAGGCCCAGCGGCTGATCGATTTCGCCTGCGGCGGCATGGAGGCGATCGACGGCCAGACCCACCGCATCGATGCCGAGACGTTCCTGTTCACACCGGCCCGGGGGCGGGTGGAGCACTGGCCGCAGGCGGCCTGA
- a CDS encoding CHAT domain-containing protein, with protein sequence MNAVSLQLQPEGTGGVQLAAFLLAPAQQLAFSVALPGRLLQSYNAWRSRFLAHHSSSDQAGPGEDVVRHYGAQLCRELSEWLQQPDWQPLQQCLKRHPSLPLLISTADSRLELLPWEALPLERPIWRQPPPRSNGQHAPVPPSRVKVRRPRMLLLVGDEHTLDLEEERKQLQQLDREGRLSLTTLRGSDCSLQQLHRRLLDPAGWDGLVFLGHSDRDGNAGGRLQLGDGSWLPAAAFQQELNTAAQRGLQLVLLSSCSGTDLAATAAAAGIPWTVCFREPVPDRAAATGFSRLLGELQGGSSLFEAMESCRRELEHEGPAGSHLLLSGYTAGLAPPLQLPLRRQQLLSRRLASSTSGQLAAATSCCLLAAVSALVPWNPVSSYLLDRRLELQRQWRQLTGQLGPAGEPLPVLLIDPDRVQADFGAAPTPGRLPRQALADVLRRTPVARVPKVGLDVVLDEEAPHSDELAAVLRQQQRPLVISGWFGDDTAAVKPGRRSQVLTAKLEDSGLQTRRLDVNTPGRSAGAGPQPLPLRLSKPINAEHFAAAMASHSAPLLPADAVIDWSIDWRRLIRPVQPADLPSLEASSLLVGSTGSVDPANPDLFAAPGAAGSALAQLSGGSARAIPGALVQAALAQSITLNHWLRPLPLLPITALTAGLGVLLAAGIGDRNRRLLLVGGIAVLAVPIALQLAVSALLVLPLLLPLTALASCAGLRQD encoded by the coding sequence ATGAACGCCGTCAGCCTGCAGTTGCAGCCAGAGGGGACTGGGGGAGTTCAACTGGCCGCCTTTCTGTTGGCCCCAGCCCAGCAGCTGGCCTTTTCTGTGGCGCTGCCTGGCCGGTTGCTGCAGAGCTACAACGCCTGGCGATCGAGATTTCTGGCCCACCACAGCAGCAGCGATCAAGCCGGGCCCGGGGAGGATGTGGTGCGGCACTACGGCGCCCAGCTCTGCCGGGAGCTCAGCGAGTGGCTGCAGCAGCCCGACTGGCAGCCGCTGCAGCAATGCCTCAAGCGCCACCCATCGCTGCCCCTGCTGATCAGCACTGCGGACAGCCGGCTGGAGCTGTTGCCCTGGGAAGCGCTGCCGCTGGAGCGGCCGATCTGGCGCCAGCCGCCACCCCGCAGCAACGGCCAGCACGCTCCAGTGCCACCGTCCAGGGTGAAGGTGCGCCGGCCCCGGATGCTGTTGCTGGTGGGGGATGAGCACACCCTTGATCTTGAGGAGGAAAGAAAGCAGCTGCAGCAGCTCGATCGCGAGGGCCGGCTCTCCCTCACCACCCTGCGGGGGAGCGACTGCAGCCTGCAGCAGCTGCATAGGCGCTTGCTCGATCCCGCCGGCTGGGATGGCCTGGTGTTTCTGGGACATTCCGACCGTGATGGCAATGCCGGCGGCCGGCTGCAATTGGGGGATGGCAGCTGGTTGCCCGCTGCCGCCTTCCAGCAGGAGCTGAACACCGCCGCCCAGCGGGGGCTGCAGCTGGTGCTGCTCAGCAGTTGCAGCGGCACCGATCTGGCTGCAACAGCTGCGGCAGCCGGCATCCCCTGGACCGTCTGCTTCCGCGAACCGGTGCCGGACCGGGCCGCTGCCACTGGCTTCTCCAGGTTGTTGGGCGAGCTGCAGGGCGGCAGCAGCCTGTTTGAGGCGATGGAGAGCTGCCGGCGTGAGCTGGAGCACGAGGGACCGGCCGGCAGCCACTTGTTGCTCAGTGGCTACACCGCTGGCCTGGCGCCACCGCTGCAACTGCCCCTGCGCCGCCAACAGCTCCTGAGCAGGCGGCTGGCCAGCTCCACTTCGGGGCAACTGGCAGCCGCCACCAGTTGCTGCCTGCTGGCGGCTGTGAGCGCCCTGGTGCCCTGGAATCCCGTGAGCAGCTACCTGCTGGATCGGCGCCTGGAGCTGCAGCGACAGTGGCGCCAACTCACGGGCCAACTTGGGCCTGCCGGTGAGCCCTTGCCAGTGCTGTTGATTGATCCCGACAGGGTGCAAGCCGACTTCGGTGCGGCACCCACCCCCGGCCGCCTGCCCCGTCAGGCCTTGGCGGATGTGTTGCGCCGCACGCCCGTGGCCCGGGTTCCCAAGGTGGGCCTTGATGTAGTGCTCGATGAGGAAGCTCCCCACAGCGATGAGCTGGCAGCGGTGCTGCGGCAGCAGCAAAGGCCCCTGGTGATCTCCGGCTGGTTCGGGGACGACACGGCTGCAGTCAAGCCTGGCCGGCGCAGCCAGGTGCTCACGGCGAAGCTGGAAGACAGCGGGCTGCAGACCCGCCGACTGGATGTGAACACCCCAGGCCGCAGCGCAGGTGCTGGGCCCCAGCCGCTGCCGCTGCGGTTGAGCAAGCCGATCAACGCCGAGCACTTTGCTGCGGCGATGGCCTCCCACTCCGCCCCCTTGCTGCCTGCCGATGCAGTGATCGACTGGTCGATCGACTGGCGGCGCCTGATCCGCCCGGTGCAGCCGGCTGACCTGCCGTCCCTGGAGGCCAGCAGCCTGCTGGTGGGGAGCACCGGCAGCGTGGATCCGGCCAATCCCGATCTGTTTGCCGCACCGGGTGCGGCCGGCAGCGCGCTGGCCCAGCTCTCCGGCGGCAGTGCCCGAGCCATCCCCGGGGCGCTGGTGCAGGCGGCCCTGGCCCAGAGCATCACGCTGAACCACTGGCTGCGGCCTCTGCCGCTGTTACCGATCACAGCCCTGACTGCTGGCCTTGGGGTACTGCTTGCGGCAGGCATTGGCGATCGCAACCGCCGCCTGCTGTTGGTCGGAGGTATAGCGGTGCTGGCCGTACCGATCGCTCTGCAGTTGGCCGTCTCAGCGCTGTTGGTGCTGCCCTTGTTGTTGCCGCTGACTGCACTGGCCAGCTGTGCGGGTCTTCGTCAGGATTGA